One part of the Aurantibacillus circumpalustris genome encodes these proteins:
- a CDS encoding outer membrane lipoprotein-sorting protein, producing the protein MNYNLKNKMRIGSVVFLTTFMGLIIKSQTAENILEKVDANMSSTNRIIESSMTIHGKRGSRTITSKSSSVGTKKSFTEYLSPASEKGTKMLKLENQLWIYSPSTDRIIQISGHLLRQSVMGSDMSYEDMMEDRKLNEVYTAKIIGEEKIGDRTCKILELTSKVADIAYYSQKIWVDAERFVPLQQELFAKSGQQLKLIELKDVKKNGERWFPTTVIYKDMLKNGNGTEMKILDIKFDQKIEEVVFSKASLKQ; encoded by the coding sequence ATGAATTATAATTTAAAAAACAAAATGAGAATCGGTAGTGTAGTTTTCTTAACCACTTTTATGGGACTAATTATAAAAAGTCAAACTGCAGAAAATATTCTTGAAAAAGTAGATGCAAACATGTCGTCAACAAACCGTATTATCGAATCGAGTATGACCATTCACGGCAAACGCGGCAGCAGAACCATCACCTCGAAAAGTTCATCCGTAGGAACAAAAAAATCCTTTACCGAATATTTATCACCCGCAAGCGAGAAAGGTACCAAGATGTTAAAACTTGAGAATCAATTATGGATTTATTCTCCGTCCACAGACAGGATTATTCAGATCTCTGGCCATTTACTCCGGCAATCGGTGATGGGGTCAGATATGTCGTATGAAGATATGATGGAAGACCGCAAACTGAATGAAGTATATACCGCTAAGATTATTGGTGAAGAAAAAATTGGAGACCGAACCTGCAAAATACTTGAATTAACCTCTAAAGTAGCGGACATAGCTTACTACTCCCAAAAAATATGGGTAGATGCAGAACGTTTTGTCCCATTGCAGCAGGAACTTTTCGCAAAGAGCGGTCAACAATTAAAACTGATAGAATTGAAAGATGTAAAAAAAAATGGTGAACGTTGGTTTCCTACAACTGTTATTTATAAAGACATGTTAAAAAACGGAAACGGTACAGAAATGAAAATTTTGGATATTAAATTTGATCAGAAAATAGAAGAAGTTGTTTTTTCGAAGGCGTCTTTAAAACAGTAG
- a CDS encoding ABC transporter permease produces the protein MLAFKLAFKNLLGAGLRTWLNVTVLSFAFVVIVFYNGMLDGWNMQALKDTKEWEVGNGQLWHAEYDRYDPFTLQDAHSPLSKEVLGMVNNNQLTPILITQASAYPSGRMINCVLKGIDPEQSFLKLPSHLLVPDTTGIKAIIGKRMAASAKLKKGDKLLVRWRDKHGAFDAQEITIAGIFDANVPTVDQGQFWIPLKKLQEMTGLINEATLLVANKTMEVKTVDNWVPRDTDYLLKEFNEIMQSKKGSSKVIYGLLLAIALLAIFDTQVLSVFRRQKEIGTYIALGMTRSQVVRIFTIEGSAHSILALILGAVYGIPFLLYLQKNGIPMPKSAADSGIAIAESIMPVYSLAMILSTILLVVLSATVVSYFPARRISKMKPTDALKGKIQ, from the coding sequence ATGTTAGCATTTAAATTAGCATTTAAAAATTTATTAGGCGCGGGTTTAAGAACCTGGCTTAATGTAACGGTGCTTTCGTTCGCTTTTGTAGTGATTGTTTTTTACAATGGTATGTTGGATGGGTGGAACATGCAGGCTCTGAAAGATACCAAAGAATGGGAAGTAGGTAATGGACAGCTTTGGCATGCGGAATACGATCGTTACGATCCATTTACACTTCAGGATGCACACTCTCCGCTTTCGAAGGAAGTACTCGGGATGGTAAATAATAATCAACTGACCCCTATACTGATTACACAGGCTTCTGCTTATCCTTCAGGTAGAATGATAAATTGTGTATTAAAAGGGATCGACCCGGAACAGTCTTTTCTAAAATTGCCTTCGCATTTACTGGTACCAGATACAACGGGAATTAAGGCCATCATTGGCAAGCGCATGGCAGCATCGGCAAAGCTCAAAAAAGGAGATAAGTTATTAGTGCGCTGGCGAGACAAACATGGAGCCTTCGATGCGCAGGAGATCACCATTGCCGGTATATTTGATGCAAATGTGCCAACGGTTGATCAGGGGCAGTTTTGGATTCCTTTAAAAAAACTTCAGGAAATGACAGGACTAATTAATGAAGCAACGCTTTTAGTAGCGAACAAAACCATGGAGGTGAAGACCGTTGATAACTGGGTACCAAGGGACACCGACTATTTACTTAAGGAGTTTAATGAGATCATGCAAAGTAAAAAAGGAAGCAGCAAAGTTATTTACGGTTTATTACTAGCCATAGCATTGCTCGCCATTTTCGACACACAAGTGTTGTCGGTATTTCGCCGTCAAAAAGAAATTGGCACTTACATCGCACTCGGAATGACCCGTTCACAGGTAGTACGAATCTTTACTATTGAAGGAAGCGCGCATAGTATACTCGCGTTGATTTTAGGTGCTGTTTATGGAATACCGTTTCTGCTCTACCTTCAGAAAAACGGAATTCCAATGCCGAAGTCAGCAGCGGATTCAGGAATTGCAATTGCTGAAAGCATTATGCCCGTTTACAGTCTTGCAATGATTCTCTCAACTATTCTTCTGGTAGTTCTTTCAGCAACGGTGGTGAGCTACTTCCCCGCACGAAGAATTTCAAAAATGAAACCAACTGACGCTTTAAAAGGAAAAATACAATGA
- a CDS encoding response regulator — protein MNKPEILVIDDEEQIQKLLKITLQTNDFKVSGALTAKEGIRGAKTINPDLILLDLGLPDESGHEVLKKLRTWFTKPIIILSAQSREEDIVKALDNGANDYLVKPFRTGELLARLRSSLRGSIFGNISKPEESTDLKIDLHLRLVKKNGELLKLTATEYDLLSTFVKNEGRVLTHQYLLREVWGPGYIDQSQYLRVFINQLRKKIETEPNRPKYILTESGVGYRFVIE, from the coding sequence ATGAACAAACCTGAAATATTAGTGATAGATGATGAGGAGCAGATCCAAAAGTTGCTCAAAATCACACTTCAGACAAACGATTTTAAAGTGAGTGGAGCTTTAACTGCAAAAGAAGGCATAAGAGGGGCGAAAACGATTAATCCTGACCTGATTCTCCTTGATCTTGGTTTACCGGATGAAAGTGGACACGAGGTCTTAAAAAAATTAAGAACCTGGTTTACCAAACCTATTATTATTTTGTCGGCACAAAGCAGAGAAGAAGACATTGTAAAAGCTCTGGATAACGGAGCGAACGACTACCTTGTAAAACCTTTCCGCACCGGTGAATTATTGGCGAGGTTGCGTTCGTCTTTACGTGGTTCTATATTCGGTAACATAAGTAAACCAGAAGAATCAACAGATCTTAAAATAGATCTGCATTTAAGATTGGTTAAAAAAAATGGCGAACTTTTAAAACTCACGGCGACTGAATACGATTTATTAAGCACGTTTGTAAAGAATGAAGGCCGTGTTTTAACGCACCAATACCTGTTGAGAGAAGTGTGGGGACCTGGATACATCGACCAGTCGCAATACCTGCGTGTTTTTATTAACCAATTAAGAAAAAAAATTGAGACCGAACCAAATCGTCCAAAATATATTTTAACGGAATCGGGTGTAGGTTACCGTTTTGTAATAGAGTAG
- a CDS encoding sensor histidine kinase, translated as METFSFRKLSLSKQYFVSLTSVLMVAVACYLIANFVGYRVIALILLMTVSVIAMFFDMRPVLVAAVLSALVWNFFFIPPKFTFSIRSAEDTLMFLMYFTVALVNAVLTTKIRQIEKEANRKEEKENTLKLYNTVLNSLSHELRTPISTIVGATDNLQTMADKLSELDKFELVSEISKASLQLNRQVDNLLNMSRLESGFIKPKNDWFDANELVYDVINQLKDNIKNKPIHIAIKENLPLFKLDYGLLFQVLHNLIHNALTYLPKYAVISVRALCKEDKLVLIVEDTGNGFPEEEIDKVFGKFYRLKSAGTGGTGLGLSIVKGFVEAMKGTVKLENMPDGGAIFTVEIPSELSYVTSNSKQ; from the coding sequence TTGGAAACATTCTCTTTTCGTAAACTAAGTTTAAGCAAACAATATTTCGTAAGCCTCACTTCTGTTCTGATGGTGGCAGTTGCGTGTTATCTGATAGCAAACTTTGTTGGATATAGGGTAATTGCCTTGATTTTGCTGATGACGGTATCCGTTATAGCCATGTTTTTTGACATGAGGCCGGTATTGGTTGCAGCTGTATTGAGCGCCCTCGTATGGAATTTCTTTTTTATCCCTCCAAAATTTACTTTTTCCATTCGCAGTGCAGAAGATACTCTTATGTTTCTGATGTATTTTACGGTGGCGTTGGTAAATGCTGTACTTACTACTAAAATAAGACAAATAGAAAAAGAAGCGAACCGTAAAGAAGAAAAGGAAAACACGCTTAAACTTTATAATACGGTTTTAAATTCGTTGTCTCACGAATTAAGAACCCCAATTTCAACCATCGTGGGAGCTACAGACAATCTGCAAACAATGGCAGATAAATTATCTGAGTTAGATAAATTCGAATTGGTTTCTGAAATCTCTAAAGCCTCGTTACAATTAAACAGGCAAGTGGATAATTTATTAAATATGTCACGTCTTGAATCGGGCTTTATTAAACCAAAAAACGACTGGTTCGATGCAAATGAATTAGTGTACGATGTTATTAACCAGTTAAAAGATAATATAAAGAACAAGCCGATTCATATAGCTATTAAAGAAAATCTCCCATTGTTTAAACTCGATTACGGTTTACTTTTTCAGGTGCTTCATAACCTTATACACAATGCACTTACGTATTTGCCAAAATATGCCGTTATATCTGTTCGTGCTTTATGCAAAGAAGATAAATTGGTATTAATTGTTGAGGACACCGGTAATGGTTTTCCTGAAGAGGAAATCGACAAGGTGTTTGGTAAATTCTACCGGCTCAAAAGTGCAGGTACGGGCGGCACAGGTCTTGGATTATCTATTGTTAAAGGTTTTGTGGAAGCAATGAAAGGAACAGTTAAACTTGAGAACATGCCAGATGGCGGTGCAATTTTTACAGTGGAGATTCCATCTGAATTATCTTATGTAACAAGTAATTCGAAACAATGA
- a CDS encoding ABC transporter permease: MIKFLLKGIWNDKSRSLLPIIVVSIGAMLTVLISCWLRGVMGESLIMNANFSTGHVKVITKAYAEDLEQAPNDLAIIGADKLVCELRSSYPDMDWVKRIRFGGMIDFPDDNGETRAQGPVAGWAIDLFSPQSKESSRFNIKDALVSGKIPSKPGEALITNDFAVKFKVKPGDNFTLFGSTMDGGMAFRNFTVAGTVRFGSTVLDRGSLIIDITDAQKALLMEDAAGEVLGFFNNNTYDNEKATLVSQTFNTKYKTDNDEFSPVMLRLRDQGGMAEYIDYSTRMGSLMIFIFVLAMSIVLWNTGLLGGLRRYNEFGVRLALGEEKNHIYRTLIYEAVLIGAIGSVTGSAIGLGISFYLQEVGVDISSSLKNSSLMMPSVVRASITPAAFYIGFIPGIFSMVLGNALAGIGIYKRKTAQLFKELE; this comes from the coding sequence ATGATAAAGTTTTTGCTAAAAGGAATATGGAATGATAAGAGCAGAAGTTTACTGCCGATCATTGTGGTTAGCATAGGAGCTATGTTAACCGTTTTAATAAGCTGTTGGTTAAGAGGCGTTATGGGCGAATCACTAATAATGAATGCGAATTTCAGTACCGGCCATGTAAAGGTAATTACTAAAGCGTATGCCGAAGATCTGGAACAAGCACCCAATGATCTTGCCATTATTGGTGCTGATAAATTAGTGTGTGAATTGCGTTCATCCTATCCAGACATGGATTGGGTGAAGAGAATTCGGTTTGGAGGAATGATTGATTTCCCTGATGATAACGGTGAAACCCGCGCGCAGGGTCCTGTGGCTGGTTGGGCCATTGATCTTTTTTCTCCACAATCAAAAGAGTCATCACGTTTTAATATCAAAGATGCGCTGGTAAGCGGAAAAATTCCGTCAAAGCCAGGTGAAGCCTTAATCACCAATGACTTCGCTGTAAAATTCAAAGTAAAGCCAGGTGATAACTTTACGCTGTTTGGATCTACCATGGATGGTGGCATGGCGTTTAGAAATTTTACAGTAGCAGGAACTGTTCGTTTTGGTTCTACTGTGCTGGATCGGGGATCACTCATCATCGACATCACGGATGCACAAAAAGCTTTGTTGATGGAAGACGCAGCTGGAGAAGTGCTTGGTTTTTTTAATAACAACACTTACGATAATGAAAAAGCTACCCTCGTTTCTCAAACTTTTAACACGAAATATAAAACGGATAATGATGAGTTTTCACCCGTTATGCTTCGGTTAAGAGATCAGGGAGGAATGGCAGAGTATATTGATTATTCAACCCGAATGGGAAGTCTCATGATCTTTATTTTTGTTTTAGCCATGTCAATCGTTTTGTGGAACACCGGATTACTGGGTGGCTTACGCCGGTATAACGAATTTGGTGTGCGATTGGCTCTGGGTGAGGAAAAAAATCACATTTACAGGACCTTAATTTATGAAGCTGTGTTGATTGGTGCCATTGGATCTGTGACAGGTAGTGCTATTGGATTGGGAATCTCCTTTTATTTGCAGGAGGTTGGTGTAGACATAAGCAGTTCTCTTAAAAACTCAAGTTTAATGATGCCCTCCGTAGTAAGAGCTTCCATAACACCCGCAGCTTTTTATATAGGTTTCATTCCCGGAATTTTCTCAATGGTACTTGGCAATGCGCTTGCCGGAATTGGAATCTATAAGAGGAAGACCGCGCAATTATTTAAAGAACTCGAATAA
- a CDS encoding ABC transporter ATP-binding protein yields the protein MENQIIQIKNLTKRFAVGTGEFTALQSVDLSIGKGEFMGLVGPSGSGKTTLLNIIGSLDVPSEGEVNVMGRSISGLSHKKAAELRNYHIGFIFQSYNLLPVYTVYENVEFALLLQKLSASERKKSVMEALDWVGLTSKAKSKPAQLSGGESQRVSIARAMVKRPDIVLADEPSANLDSKNSHHIVQTMKKLNEELNTTFIFSTHDEKVMQYLNRIVSMKDGAIEKESLIHNS from the coding sequence ATGGAAAATCAAATCATTCAAATAAAAAATCTTACTAAACGCTTCGCGGTGGGAACCGGTGAATTTACAGCTTTACAAAGTGTAGATCTTTCCATTGGGAAAGGCGAATTTATGGGGCTTGTGGGACCCAGTGGTTCAGGAAAAACAACGCTTTTAAATATCATTGGCTCACTCGACGTTCCTTCTGAGGGAGAGGTAAATGTGATGGGAAGATCTATTTCTGGCTTAAGTCATAAAAAAGCGGCAGAGCTAAGAAACTATCACATCGGTTTCATTTTTCAATCCTACAACCTTTTGCCGGTTTACACGGTTTATGAAAATGTTGAATTTGCGCTTCTGCTACAAAAATTGTCCGCTTCCGAACGTAAAAAATCAGTGATGGAAGCTCTGGATTGGGTGGGCCTCACCAGCAAAGCGAAATCAAAGCCAGCGCAACTTTCCGGTGGTGAATCGCAACGCGTGTCAATAGCCCGCGCTATGGTCAAACGTCCGGATATTGTGTTAGCCGATGAACCCTCTGCAAACCTAGATTCAAAAAACTCGCATCACATCGTTCAAACCATGAAAAAATTAAATGAAGAGTTGAACACCACATTTATATTTTCAACCCACGATGAGAAAGTAATGCAGTATCTGAATCGGATCGTGTCGATGAAAGACGGAGCAATAGAAAAAGAAAGTCTTATTCATAATTCCTAA
- a CDS encoding KUP/HAK/KT family potassium transporter → MSNHPTTINKVTLAGVLVSLGIIFGDIGTSPLYVMTAIVGKDPINADIVKGGISAVFWTLTLQTTIKYVILTLRADNNGEGGIFSLFTLVRRSKFKWLIVPAIIGGSALLADGIITPPISVSAAIEGLKFFNETLNTVPIVIGILCALFFIQQFGTGFIGKFFGPVMVVWFLMLGTLGTYQLSQDWSILSALNPYYAYELLRMHPTGIFILGSVFLCTTGAEALYSDLGHCGKQNIRVSWVFVKSMLVLNYIGQGAYLIAHEGQLLSSFKAPSPFYAIMPESFIPYGIVIATAATIIASQALISGSFTLINEAMRLTLWPKVSVKYPTELRGQLYIPSMNWLLLAGCIGIVLYFRESSNMEHAYGLAIVLCMLMTTTLLNFYLHLKRYNKLFIFSIITMYAIIELSFLAANLSKFTHGGWITLLIASVLITVMTVWHLAKKIRNRYVDMVKFEDHKQMLIDLSNDDSLQKYATHLVYMTGASNPGEIESKIIYSILQKRPKKADVYWFVHVDVVNEPYRMDYKVTHIAENDIIRIDFRIGFRIAPRINLMFRKVVEDLVKNKEVDITSRYESLNKNNVIGDFKFVVLEKFLSYENDLPFFEKIILNLYFFIKRFSLSEAKAFGLDSSSVKIEKFPMVIKKPKELHLKRII, encoded by the coding sequence ATGTCAAACCATCCTACCACTATTAATAAAGTAACGCTTGCCGGCGTTCTTGTATCTCTTGGAATTATCTTCGGAGATATTGGTACATCGCCCTTGTATGTAATGACCGCCATTGTGGGCAAAGATCCTATTAACGCCGATATTGTAAAAGGTGGTATATCGGCAGTGTTTTGGACACTGACTTTGCAAACAACCATAAAGTATGTGATCTTAACTTTAAGGGCAGATAATAATGGTGAAGGCGGTATTTTTTCGTTGTTCACCCTTGTGCGGCGCAGCAAATTTAAATGGCTGATTGTTCCTGCTATCATAGGTGGCAGCGCATTGCTGGCAGACGGGATCATCACTCCGCCAATTTCAGTTTCCGCTGCGATTGAGGGATTAAAATTTTTTAATGAAACTCTGAATACTGTACCCATCGTAATTGGCATACTCTGCGCATTATTTTTTATACAACAATTCGGTACGGGGTTCATCGGAAAATTTTTCGGGCCTGTTATGGTGGTTTGGTTTTTAATGCTGGGCACTTTAGGAACGTATCAACTCTCACAGGATTGGTCGATACTATCAGCACTCAATCCATATTACGCTTATGAGTTATTAAGAATGCACCCAACTGGAATTTTTATTTTAGGATCTGTTTTTTTATGTACCACCGGTGCAGAGGCTTTGTATTCTGATCTAGGTCATTGCGGCAAACAAAATATCCGGGTTTCCTGGGTGTTTGTAAAGTCGATGCTGGTGTTAAATTATATTGGTCAGGGCGCGTATTTAATAGCGCATGAGGGACAATTGCTAAGTTCGTTTAAAGCCCCAAGTCCATTTTATGCCATTATGCCTGAAAGTTTTATTCCTTACGGCATCGTTATTGCTACAGCGGCTACCATCATTGCTTCTCAGGCATTGATAAGCGGTTCTTTTACTCTAATAAACGAAGCCATGCGCTTAACGCTCTGGCCAAAAGTGAGCGTTAAATATCCAACCGAATTAAGAGGGCAGCTTTATATCCCATCAATGAACTGGTTGTTGCTGGCAGGATGTATTGGGATTGTGCTTTATTTCAGAGAGTCCTCAAATATGGAACATGCATACGGTCTTGCCATTGTTTTGTGCATGCTAATGACCACTACCTTGCTTAACTTTTACCTGCACCTGAAACGCTATAATAAGCTGTTTATTTTTTCTATCATTACCATGTACGCTATTATCGAACTTTCATTTTTAGCGGCCAATCTCAGCAAATTTACACACGGTGGCTGGATTACTTTATTGATTGCTTCTGTATTGATTACCGTGATGACTGTTTGGCACCTGGCGAAAAAAATTCGTAACCGTTATGTGGATATGGTGAAATTTGAAGACCACAAACAAATGCTCATTGATCTTAGTAACGATGACTCGCTTCAGAAATACGCCACACATCTTGTTTATATGACCGGAGCGAGCAACCCCGGTGAAATTGAATCCAAAATCATTTATTCCATCCTGCAAAAGCGTCCTAAAAAAGCAGATGTATATTGGTTTGTTCACGTAGATGTTGTAAATGAGCCATACCGTATGGATTACAAAGTAACTCACATTGCAGAGAATGATATTATACGAATTGATTTCAGAATAGGATTCCGCATTGCCCCCAGAATTAATCTTATGTTTAGGAAAGTGGTGGAGGATCTTGTGAAAAATAAAGAAGTAGACATTACCAGCCGTTATGAGTCGCTGAATAAAAATAACGTGATCGGTGATTTTAAATTTGTGGTATTAGAAAAATTCCTTTCCTATGAAAATGACCTGCCCTTTTTTGAAAAAATAATTCTCAATTTGTACTTCTTCATTAAACGGTTTAGTTTAAGTGAGGCGAAAGCATTTGGACTTGATAGTAGTTCTGTAAAAATTGAAAAATTTCCAATGGTGATAAAAAAACCAAAAGAGCTGCATTTAAAAAGAATTATTTAA